Genomic window (Oenanthe melanoleuca isolate GR-GAL-2019-014 unplaced genomic scaffold, OMel1.0 S201, whole genome shotgun sequence):
CACCAGGTCTGGAGTGGTGGCTGAGGGAtccactgggagctgggaaatgtCACACCAGATCTGCTGaatctgggatctgctggggcCGGAACCTCCCGGGTCTGGGACTGACTGTCACGATCCCCTCAACCCGAGCGGGAGTCTTGATGGCTCGTTCAACCCCAGGGTGCACaagacaaaaggcaagagactcaggttttattcagcagaaagcaggaatGGAGCTTATTGCTAGTAACAATTCAGTTTTGCGAtagaaaagagagggagagagagagaaagagaagatggggatatagctaccaacagaTGGGACATGTCCTCGAGTCATCTGACGATGGACGCGTCTTCAATCCATTGGGGagaaagaaatcttaaaatctctttaggaaagtcactttttatagtccttttccaaagcgagtggcctctggccaaaaggtaggaagatttatggactattgtatgtggagagCATAGCTCCATGACGCAGGTGCGGGGACAGAATGCTACAGCCAGTACCCTGCTCGAGAGCAGCGTACCATGGCAAGCACCAAGCACAcctacaaacagtccttggcaagcatccacctcgGCCAGGCCAGAACTCAAGAGAGTGATGGGGTCCTGGGGTCTCAGTGTCTGATGATGGTCGTGAGGCAGATCAGGGAAATTTTGGATGCACCCTCACATGCCCctttgtggacacagcatggtactaCAGCCCCCCACCCCTGCCATTTCAAGTAGTGCTGCCCCCTGGTGGACaaaactcagcactgcagcccccccTTTCCcacaagcagtgctgcccccttgtggacacagcccagTATTTCAGCCCCCTCAAACACCGAAAAGTGCTGCCCCCTTCTGGACCCAACTGGTACTGGAGCTCCTCCCGTGGATATGTGCTGCCTTCTTGTGGACACAACCCTGTACTGCAGACCCCCATACCCAGCTATGCTGCCCCCTTTTGGACACAATTAAATACTGAAGTACCTCACTCCTTtaagcagtgctgcccccttgtggacagaACCCGATACTGCAGCCCCCACCCCACCAGTGCTGCCTCTTTGTGGACACAATTAGAACTTCCGCCCCCTCCCCAAGCAGTGCTGTtcccttgtggacacagcatggtactgaaacctcccccctccctccgagcagtgctgccctcttGTGGACACAATCCAGTACTGCTGCTCCTACCCcctcagagcagtgctgctcccttttcgacacagcatggtactgcagcccccaccTCCCCGGGCAATGCTaccccttgtggacacaacctgGTACTACAGCACCAccccctgagctgtgctgcccccttgtgTGCACACCCTAGTACTGCAGCCCCCTTCATcatgagcagtgctgctccctgctggacACAACCTGGTACTGCACCTCCCCTTCCCAAGAAGTGCTGCTCCATTTTGGACACAATTTTTTACTtcagccccatcctgagcagagctgccccctTGAGAACACAGaatggtactgcagccacctccTTCTGCGCAGTGTTTCCCTCTTGTGGGAGGAACTCGATACTGCAGTCCCCTCCATACCTGAGCAATGCTTCCCTGTTGTGGACATAGCTGGGTACTGAAACCCGTCACCTTCTGAGCATTGCTGCCTCTTTATGGATACAGGGTTGTGGCTCAGCCCTTTTTCCCCCACCAAAAAATGCTGCCCTCCTGTTGACACAGCAAGGTACTGCAGCTCCACCCTCCAAGCAGcgctgcccccttgtggacacaacctcGTACCGCAGTCCCCCCACTCCCAGCAATGCCGTCGCCTGTAGGATAGAACCAATTACTGTATCACCCCTTTCTCCCTAAGCTTTGATGCCCCATTTTGGACACAACAAATATTGCAGTTCCCTCCTGAGGAGTGCTCCTCCCTTGTGGACACTGCACGGTACTGTAGCCCCCGCTTTCCTTGAGGAATGCTGCCTCCTTTTGGACACACCCATGGAGTTTTCTCTCTTGAGGTATTCAAGGGTGCAGACTCCTTTTATCCTAAACTCCTCTCCACCTcttgccctcttcctttccccattggctgagaTACTAGGAAGGTACAGGCTTCCCTACCTGCCTGCTCCATATCCCTTCTTGAACCTGGTATTTCCTCCTGAATTTCAGAAGTTCAGTCTTGTGCAGACCCTTctctgtttcaggagccaagctgtCTGGTCCCAGTAAAAAATCTGCTGCCCAAAGTCAGTAGAAACGTTACGACCCGTTTCACAGACCTTAACACCAATCCCTTCACCCACCaaatgatttgtaaagacattagCACATATCTGTCCTCTCACATTGATGTTTCCTGTGCTGGTAAAAGTCTTTTAAGCCCACCCTTCAGCCTGACCTCTCTGCTGTTGTAGTTCCATGGACAGAGGTTGTTGTTTCATACCCCTTTCTATGGGCAGGCCGGTGTTCAGCAATCTCCAGGGCCCCACCCAATGTCACTGTGCCCTGGGAAGACAaaaaccatcactccaaatttctccattcttccttcttcccaggcatttgTCTCTGCCActggggtttgctgctgattgTCACAGGAAAAATGAGATTCCTGTGACACTGTGAGGCCCTATGGAACCAAGCATCCACTGTGACACCACAGAACCTCACAGAACCAagagtccatggtgacacaaCAAGGCCTTGTGGAATCAAGGAGTCCAAAGGTCTAAAACACATCTTGCATGGCTCTCCCTTGGGAATGTAAATCTCCATGTTGTCATCTTGACGCACACTTGAGGAGGGCGTCTGTTTTTAATGGGGAAATTCAGGAGTTTtcaattgctttaaaaaaaaagaaaaggaaaaaacccctgtttgcctgagtgcagccagatctccaagcaaagcaggtcccaggtgagagaggacagacaggatggagctgggaaatgtgcagcaaggttgtccacactAGGTTAGAactcaaggcacagcttctctgagcaggccagacttCCTGAGGAGAGACTTTGGATCAATATCAAtgacagaatgctgcaatcacctctgctctaaaggGAAACAGTAATGAAATACACTCTTTAAAATAggaatacatatttcttagaagctctttgaaatatttctccaaaaatgcagcagcaaaccTTCCTAATGAACAGCACCAGAcaagagggaaatcaaggcagagccatggtctGTAAGAACATGCTTGATCCCAAAGAACCCCttggtgcatttggtgctgagccctggaacCTCAGGGCCTCAGAGGAGATTGGACAAACCTTTCTAGGAGtccaagtcagaagaaaaactcaaagtgtctcaaagcattaatgggtcccactgaggtccatccccaacacaggctcctctTGGACTCCTTGGTGAAGAGAATTGAAGGCCATGATTGTCCCAAAACTTTTGAGACTctagaggaaaggaaaaaggaaaaacctaaAGTACCTTGAAGCATTAATAAGCCCCACAGAGTGTTGCTACTGAGAAAGGCTCCCAAGGgtctaattaaagcagataattgggggccatgattgcacaaagctctcagagtctccaaggcaaaagcaaaacccaaagtccttggaaaaacctgggagcatgaaggagccccccagggccattcctgaccaaggctccccagggactggtcccagcagatccctgaggccactgggatgtgggggggatgctgagggcaggacaaggggtgacagtggccagccttgctggggctgtgtcaggaggccccagtggctcaggacaaggtgtctcctcacagcccttggtggcacagaccctgctgtgccccagggcaccaagacttggcttctctttgtccccacctgcaacctctgcctccaatttcctgccCTAACTGGAATCTGGAGACACTTTCTCAGTCCCTaagtgggacccattaaaacttcaagaaactttggagtttgattcTAATTTGGAGgtcttgagaggtttcttcacCTCCCTCAGAGGGACTGATATTCAGGGCCTCAGAACAAGCCCCCAAGAGGGTAATTATATTCtttgagctgtgtctgtgctgctaaactgggctgggctcctggcacagaaggagatgctggaaacccagaagagcttcaaaaacacatttctcttgctgagcagctcttctcacagcccagcagagctggggctctgcctgcagccaccccaggcacagcacagaggcacagagagcttcaatCTGTCAGGActgggaagatgctcagaagTGAGTGGGGCAgaatcactcccagcccttgacacaggaagcctctggctgcaggacaatgcacctgcagctcctggagagatctcctaaagctggaacatcccaatgcctacagactctgtgagtacattctctgattctctcttgtgtggagcagccagaggtgcccagggctgtcctgcagagcagggtcctgcagcccagggctctgtgctagggcagggactctgctgcctgccagggacagctctgagccagccctgggagctgctcacagcacaggggACAAAGTCTGGGTGGAAGGAAAGAGCTTGTATGGCTTGGTAGTGTTCTCCTTGTGTGGTGAGGATGCTGCATTGTTCAGGACTGCTCCCGGCATGACATTTAACTCCAGAATATTTCCATTATACAGGGAGCACAGCAAGGGAGAGAGGGGCTGCTTTAAAGGGAAtatccagatttttttaatctcctgcTCAGGGATGCCAGGATGGGAAAATGAACACTGATATTAATCTCTGAGTTCAGATcgagaaaaagaaaatattctctctcCAATCTCAATAAACCAGGCAGTGACAGAAATCAGGGCCCCTTACAGGCAGCGTCAGTGTTGAATTTCCAGCTTCCTCAGGGTTGCTCTGATATTGCCATCAGAaactgcaggggcagagctgcccctgggcagtgccctgttctgggaggggtctgcagggcagagctgagcccccagggctgggctgggctcaggcagctgtccaagtttaggacaaaactggggaaaagcctccaaaggagccccccagactaaacccccctcacaattcctcccccccactgggctcggagagaattttactcggggggaaaagtggaaaaaacttgtttattaacaaacacaagaaaaaaacacttcccagcaacaggagagtacaatcccagatgacaaaagaactgttttcaccgaagtgagagacggtcgctgctgggaagggcgagaagcttcttgggcaggctccggaggcagtctctgatgctcaggtcccgtccggagccggtacagatcttggagctgaaggagagaagggggaaggggaaggcagcagccgggacagagccggggcagcagcaggcagaagcaatagggcaaaagcagcggccggggtagctagcgcagcaagcagcagcagcagcagcagcagcagcagcagcagcagcgcaagccaagcaagcccagccccggggcaccacccccccaggggggagaaagggcaccggtggcagctccatgcagacagcaaggtgtgggggcgggagaggagcagacataacaccaacccaggacattccaccccttatcccacatcgtgaacgttacacacgattgggatatacacctACTCACTACAACGTAaaagctttcatccgacttccgcaaaccttcatcacttacacatttcctctcatttcacttactcagaccttcaacacttacatatgtctttctgtctcatcctacaatcagttctccctgtggtacacaccgtgttgttccatcttcctgcattatccaccatgtgcatcctggtccttgagcaaagacaatcccacgaatgggtttgcctgtacccgaggcaggattaacccatactgcctttcctaacagacctctgacatgggccactgggactttatctccatccactatattaagggagtcagactgggcaggacctgctcggttgatggaacctctggtgttaactaaccaagtagcctttgctagatgttgttcccagttcttaaaagaccccccacctaatgccttcaaggtggttttcagtaatccattgtacctttccactttacctgcagctgttgcatggtaagggatgtggtacacccactcaatgccatgttctctagcccaggtgttaatgagattgttcttaaaatgagtcccattgtctgactcaattctctcaggggttccatgcctccacaggacctgcttttccaggcccaggatggtgttgcgggctgtagcatgagacactgggtacatctctaaccatccagttgtggcttccaccatggtcaggacatagcgcttgccttggcgggtctgaggcagtgtgatgtagtcaatctgccaggcctctccatacttatacttggaccaccgccccccataccagaggggcttcacccgcttggcctgcttaatggcagcgcacgtgtcacagtcgtggataacctgggagatgctgtccatggttagatccacccctcggtctcgtgcccacttgtaggtggcatctctgccctgatgacccgaggcatcatgggcccatcgagccaggaacaattctcccttgtgttcccaatctaagtctatcttcgacacccctatccttgcagcttgatctacttgctgattatgttgctgctcctcattggctctctttctggggacatgggcatctacatggcgaacttttACAGGTAGTTTCTCTAATCGAATCGagtctttccactcttcagcagcccaaattggttttcctctgcgctgccagttcgcctttttccatttcttcaaccatccccacagagcattggctaccacccaggaatcagtgtataaatagagtttcggccatttctctctctctgcgatgttaagggccagttggacagctttgagttcggcgaattgactggatccaccctctccttcagtggcctctgcaacccgtcgtgtggggctccatacagccgCTTTCCATCTCCGGTTCATTCCCACAACGCGacaggagccatcagtgaatagagcatagcgtgtttcctctgccggtagctcgttgtatggtggagcttcttcagcccgtgtcactggttcttcttcttcatccgcgacaccgaaactttcaccttcgggccagtttgtaattatttccagaatcccaggacgatttagtttcccgattctggcacgctgagtgatgagggcaatccacttgctccatgtggcactggtggcatggtgggttgagggaacctttccgctgaacatccaccccagcactggtagtcggggtgccaggagaagctgtgcttccgtaccaatgacttctgaggcggcttggactccctcataggcggccaaaatttccttctccattggggtgtaattgccttcagaccctctgtaacttctgctccaaaatcccaggggtcggcctcgggtctcaccaggcaccttctgccaaaggctccaggacagaccatggttcccggctgcagagtagagcacattctttacctctggtcccgtcctgactgggccaagggccactgcatgagcgatctcctgcttgatctgggcaaaagcttgctgttgttcagggccccagtggaaatcgttcttcttgtgagtgacctggtaaagagggcttacaatttggctgtactcagggatgtgcattctccaaaagcctatggcacctaggaaagcttgggtctctttcttgttggtaggtggggacatagctgtaattttgttaatgacatcagtaggaatctgacgccgtccatcttgccacttcactcccaggaactggatctcacgtgcaggtcccttaaccttactcttcttgatggcgaagccggcttccaggaggatttggataattttctctcctttctcaaacacttctgctgctgtgttcccccatacgatgatgtcatcaatatattgtagatgttccggagcctcacccttttccagtgcagcctggatcagtccatgacagatggtgggactgtgtttccacccctggggcagtcgattccaggtgtactgcacgcccctccaggtgaaagcaaactgaggcctgcactctgcggccagaggaatggagaaaaacgcattggcgatgtcaatggtggcataccaccttgctgccttggactccagctcgtactgcagctccagcatgtctggcacggcagcgctcagcggtggagtcacttcattcaaggcacgatagtccacagtcagtctccattctccattagattttcgcacaggccagatgggactgttgaagggtgagtgggctttgctcaccactccttggctctccagctcacggatcatcttgtggattgggatcacagcatctcgagttgttctatattgccggcgatgtactattgaagtggcaatcggtACTCGTTGgtcttctcctttcagcagtcctactgtaatgggattctcagccagtccaggcagggtgttcaattggcgtatgtgttctgccattacagccgctatcccgaatgcccacttcaggccttttggatccttaaaatacccgctccgaaggtaatctatgcccaaaatgcatggggcctctggaccagtcacaacaagatgtttcttccattcccttccagttaaactcacttcagcttccaccagggtgaagtcctgcgagccacctgttacaccagcgatggaaacggattcttcccccacatatcttgatggaattatcgtacATTGGGCACCTGTATCAACTAAAGCTcggtacttctgtggtttcgatgtgccaggccaccgaatccacacagtccaaaagacacgattttccctcgcctcaccctggctagaggcagggcccctctaagcctgtttatctttcttccctggggcatgcatcttagaagttccttcgagagggtcagacatgtcattatcactgtcatatttggcactttgggtacgggcaacaggagcggctctccttcggatggaacttccgctttcaatcttgccttccttcaacTCCCTCACCCGtcgtgccagagcagccgtaggctttccatcccatctcctcatgttctctccagaatcctgcaggaaaaaccatagctcggcccggggagtgtacctcctctccccatcgggaGAACGTCTACGTTGGTTGCCAGGACGTCCAATTTGCAcggctgaaatttggaggaggtcctccttaatttcctccctgagcctcttatgattttcctctatcttgtcctctaagttctgcaagcgtgtttccacggcggcgattctggcatgggttgggccatgcacagcatccgcgtATGCCCAGAGCTTCTTCGCCATGTCCAGCACCGTTTCATATACCTCTTCCCGCTTCATTATTGCCAGAGCAGacgcatattcagatggcccgagtcgcaccagcttcctccacattacaggggtgcatggtaccaggtctgggttcctagttgttacatcatctgaaaaaatgatctctgccactgccatctccctcagacattggatcccttgctctatggttttccacttggtctgctgcatatacagatcatcggcacacagatatctttgtgctacgctgtctaaaacacgtgcccagaggctttgagggttagcctccctcatcataccttgatcgatgaccggatcatgagacagggatcccaggtgtctcacctcagtgccatctaagatggtagcctcgcctgcggcatcccaaagccgaaccagccaactaattatggattcatcgggctgtcttgtataatcctttcttaaaccccgaagatcttttaaggacagagactcattattagtttctgatctcacaccagtggttttaactcttgattttacatcaggaggtgttgaaggtccttctcctgcatcctcatcatcatcctccactggccgatcggtcttcttggtgcacttcccactccttgtactggtagccacagccattggttgaagcttgctttctaatttcatccctgtcctcgGGCCTGGGGTgctaactacagcctgagtagctggcatagtagctgtgttatctccctgttctctttcctttgtttgttgttctccactatctaacagggtatGATAAGCATACGCCAgtgcccagctcactgcagtaatcttttttttcctggagctattgtggcatttctctttcacatattttaccacctcagccgggttctgaatttgctcatgtgaaaaatcccaaaccataggatcagaaaattcctttaacatctggcccaggtcctgccattttccacaccactcaggactcctcacactttgtcctgctgctaaatcaggagtcgcaccagcacctctagaaatctcagccctgattttatataaactgtaaactgtgtagaggaagcttacaaCATTAAACGTCAGgaagatgatctctttaatactaaaggagaactgcacatatcctaataacgaggtaaaaaattcagaggagacaaagggaagcaaaggctgaaaagcctcctcccctgcttctcctctaataaactGGATacatatccataaccaggatccagaagatatccctggaaccgattccagcattttcataaacctcttacaagccattgcaaccaagcccagtccaatcaatattttggtcattatccctctagtataaaaactacacATAAGagacagtactggagctatttccgggcaggaaaataaccccagagaccaaagaggcattaaaacctcaaaaaaacccagtatccagaaccacatactgaaatccattccaaacacCATTATATAgagttacacagttttttccactttcttcggctccccgtacgggccaccaaattatttgtccaagtttaggacaaaactggggaaaagcctccaaaggagccccccagactaaacccccctcacaattcctcccccccactgggctcggagagaattttactcggggggaaaagtggaaaaaacttgtttattaacaaacacaagaaaaaaacacttcccagcaacaggagagtacaatcccagatgacaaaagaactgttttcaccgaagtgagagacggtcgctgctgggaagggcgagaagcttcttgggcaggctccggaggcagtctctgatgctcaggtcccgtccggagccggtacagatcttggagctgaaggagagaagggggaaggggaaggcagcagccgggacagagccggggcagcagcaggcagaagcaatagggcaaaagcagcggccggggtagctagcgcagcaagcagcagcagcagcagcagcagcagcagcagcagcagggcaagccaagcaagcccagccccggggcaccacccccccaggggggagaaagggaaccggtggcagctccatgcagacagcaaggtgtgggggcgggagaggagcagacataacaccaacccaggacagcagcattggcagggcccagccctgggcacagggaaggaggtgctggcagggacagctccaggcagcagagccctggggagaCAGTGGGGTGAAAGTGCCaccaagctgggctgggatatttaaagtcctttccaaacCGAATTATTCcatgattatttttcttacagatcCCAAGGTCCAGCCACAacaaatgtccaacagcagctccatcagccacttcctcctgctgccatgggcagaaacacagcagctgcagctcctgcacttctgcctcttcctgggcatctccctggctgccctcctgggcaacggcctcatcatcagcgccgtagcctgcggccaccacctgcacacccccatgttcttcttcctgctcaacctggccctcactgacctgggctgcatctgcaccactgtgcccaaagccatgcacaattccctctgggacaccaggaacatctcctacgctggatgtgctgcacaggtgtttttctttctgttcttcatctCAGCAGAGTACTATCTactgaccatcatgtgctacgaccgctacgtgtccatctgcaaacccctgcactacgggaccctcctgggcagcagagcttgtgcccacatggcagcagctgcctgggccagtgcctttctccatgctctgctgcacacagccaatacattttccttgCCACTGTGCCAGGGTAATGGCCTGGGTGggttcttctgtgaaatcccacatatcctcaagctctcctgcttaGACTCCAACCTCAGGGAACTTGGGCTCATTTTTGTTAGTGTTTGTTCAGTATTTggctgttttgtgttcattgttttctcctatgtgcagatcttcagggctgtgctgaggatcccctgtgagcagggacggcacaaagccttttccacctgcctccctcacctggctgtgctctccctctTCAGCAGCACTTCGTCACTTGCCTATCTGAAGCCGAaatccatctcctccccatccctggatctgtccctgtcaattctgtactcagtggtgcctccagccctgaaccccctcatctacagcctgaggaatcAGGAGATCAAGGCTGCAGTGTGGAGACTGGTGACAGGAAAATTTCAAAAACATTAAACTGCTGGCTAATTTCTGTAAATCACTTTTAATACAATAATTGTTCTTGTGTCTGCTTGTGagtttgttggtgttttttttctttgtttcagttttttaataTTATCCACTAAGAAATATCCTTTTCTCTCCATCTTCCCTATGGCCACAGACTTTATCAAAAAGCAGCTATGCCTTCAGTGGCtttcaatgaaataaaagaTCTCCCAGCGAAGATTTCTACAGAGATGCCAAATTagttcccttctctggagctgcagcagcaatgtct
Coding sequences:
- the LOC130266762 gene encoding olfactory receptor 14A16-like, with amino-acid sequence MSNSSSISHFLLLPWAETQQLQLLHFCLFLGISLAALLGNGLIISAVACGHHLHTPMFFFLLNLALTDLGCICTTVPKAMHNSLWDTRNISYAGCAAQIFRAVLRIPCEQGRHKAFSTCLPHLAVLSLFSSTSSLAYLKPKSISSPSLDLSLSILYSVVPPALNPLIYSLRNQEIKAAVWRLVTGKFQKH